The following proteins are co-located in the Flectobacillus major DSM 103 genome:
- a CDS encoding lipocalin family protein, with the protein MKLTSIILFALLSSWSLPNKPVERVDIKQYAGVWYSLYSIPTIFDKNTRETTGFYTWNPKGYYDVVTSYKKGNDEDIHSVKSKVFQVAGTNNAQMEAQFLWPYKVDYWVIELADDYSYVVVGHPEYKYLFIMSRRKALPPKQLDEIMARCKARGYPVEKLVSQQHDK; encoded by the coding sequence ATGAAACTAACCAGTATAATCCTTTTTGCTTTGTTATCTTCTTGGTCGCTACCCAATAAGCCTGTCGAGCGGGTAGACATAAAACAATATGCTGGAGTATGGTACTCGCTGTACTCTATTCCCACCATTTTTGATAAAAATACCCGAGAAACAACGGGTTTTTATACATGGAACCCCAAAGGGTATTATGATGTAGTAACAAGCTATAAAAAGGGAAATGATGAGGATATTCATTCGGTAAAGTCTAAGGTATTTCAGGTAGCTGGAACTAATAATGCCCAAATGGAAGCACAGTTTTTGTGGCCTTATAAAGTAGACTATTGGGTAATTGAGCTAGCCGACGATTATTCGTATGTGGTAGTTGGCCACCCCGAATACAAGTATTTGTTTATTATGAGTCGTCGAAAAGCATTGCCCCCAAAGCAACTCGATGAAATAATGGCACGCTGTAAAGCCCGAGGTTACCCTGTAGAAAAATTGGTTTCACAACAACATGATAAATAA